From Actinomyces procaprae:
ATGGGACTGTTCGAGGATCCCTACGCCCGCGAGGGGGCCGGACTGACGGTCCCCTTCACCGGAGTCGCTCGCGAGCGGGCCCGTGAGACCGCCCTGCGCAGCGCCCGCGAGTCCATCGTGCTGCTGCGCAACGACGGTATCCTGCCGCTCCCCGCGACGGGCGACCGCGCCCCCGGACGCGTGCTCGTCGTCGGCCCCCAGGCCGTGAATGCCCGCTTCCACTTCGCCGGTTACACGCACGAGTCCATGGCCGAGGGCGTGCTGGCCGCGCGTGCCTCCATGGCCGGCACCATCGATGCCGAGGCCGAGACAACCACCGGATACGACACGATTCCCGGAACGCCCGTCCAGTCCGACGAACGGGAGGAATTCGACGCCATCCTGGGCGCCTTCCACCCCGATGCCCGCTGTATCCTCGATGAGTTGCGTGAGCGCCTGGCCAACAGCGAGATCGATTGGGTACGTGGATACGAAGTCGCGGGAGACTCCGACGCCGGGTATGAGGAAGCGCTTACGGCGGCAACGGATACAGACCTCGTCATTCTCATGCTCGGCGGCAAGAACGGGACGGGTTCCATTGCCACAATGGGTGAGGGAATCGATTCGACGGAGGTGGGTCTGCCCGCCTCGCAGGAGGGGCTGCTGCGACGGATCGAAGCGCTCGGCGTTCCCGCCATCGGCATTCACATGGATGGTCGGCCCGTCTCCTCCGATGCCGCCGATGGGCTCAGCGCCCTACTTGAGGTGTGGAACCCGGCCGAGGTCGGGGGACAAGCCATCGTTGACGTCCTGACCGGCGCCGTCGACGCTACCGGGCGCCTGCCCGTGTCCGTCGCCCGCAGCGCCGGACAAGTGCCGGTCTACTACAACCACCCCAACGGTTCCCAGTGGCATCAGGGCGAGTCGGTGGGTTTTCCCGAGTACGTCGACATGCCTCACACTCCGCGTTATGCGTTCGGACACGGCCTGTCCTACACGTCTTTCGCATACTCCGAACTTGAGTTGGACGCTGATTCCATCGCGCCCGACGGCACTGTGTCGGCACGCGTCACGGTGACCAATACCGGGGAACGGACCGGCACCGAGATAGTCCAGCTCTACGCCACCGACCGCTACGCCACGACGACTCGTCCCGTTCAGGAACTAATCGGCTTCCAGCACATCGAACTTGCGGCCGGTGAGTCTGCCATCGTTGTTTTCGAGGTGGCTCCGAGCCTGCTGGCCCTG
This genomic window contains:
- a CDS encoding glycoside hydrolase family 3 N-terminal domain-containing protein, with protein sequence MHSAPWLDTSLSPAQRADRLLADMPTAEKLSQLQCVFPRSCDADTDIQAVVAGTPLGVGHVTTLEMRRVTDIAEVAAFQRRLQAEIIARQPHGIPAAFHMEAVCGAYLPGAVSLPNGIGRGASFDPELEEELGRIVGAQERAVGITYSLAPVLDIARDPRMGRFGEAYGEDPTLAGALGAAFTRGLQADDGTGRRTEAVAKHFVGFHGSEGGIHGAHAPVTARLLREVYAKPFQAAINAGLGGVMPCYNSINGEVASGSRSLLTGLLREEMGFTGVVVSDYGAIGNMHAFQKVAATFADAGQRALTAGMDAEWHEIQGFNDELAARFDSGRADMAALDRAVRRVLEAKFRMGLFEDPYAREGAGLTVPFTGVARERARETALRSARESIVLLRNDGILPLPATGDRAPGRVLVVGPQAVNARFHFAGYTHESMAEGVLAARASMAGTIDAEAETTTGYDTIPGTPVQSDEREEFDAILGAFHPDARCILDELRERLANSEIDWVRGYEVAGDSDAGYEEALTAATDTDLVILMLGGKNGTGSIATMGEGIDSTEVGLPASQEGLLRRIEALGVPAIGIHMDGRPVSSDAADGLSALLEVWNPAEVGGQAIVDVLTGAVDATGRLPVSVARSAGQVPVYYNHPNGSQWHQGESVGFPEYVDMPHTPRYAFGHGLSYTSFAYSELELDADSIAPDGTVSARVTVTNTGERTGTEIVQLYATDRYATTTRPVQELIGFQHIELAAGESAIVVFEVAPSLLALLDGDMHWMVEAGDVDLRVGSSSDNVRAEASFRVTGSDAVVGRHRTLRAPARIEQP